One genomic segment of Ricinus communis isolate WT05 ecotype wild-type chromosome 3, ASM1957865v1, whole genome shotgun sequence includes these proteins:
- the LOC8277646 gene encoding zinc finger protein CONSTANS-LIKE 5, with the protein MGIEMESLKSLTGGWTVAARRCDSCKTAAAAVFCRADLAFLCLNCDAKIHAANKLVSRHERVWMCEVCEQAPAAVTCKADAAALCVTCDADIHSANPLARRHERVPVEPFFDSAGSIVKSSPFNFLVPTDHNGAGSAAFNHQQHEDDDVEGVSWLLPNPSSTMINSKLGGIENHEMKSGHGGGGGSGDLFFTEMDPFLDLEFHQNNNHSSAANDSVVPVQITKPAAASSIPVMNNDICYDIDFCRTKLSSFNYPTQSLSQSVSSSSLDVGVVPDGSSTSDISYPFGRNMNTCTDPSGPISGNSTNQAAQMCGINREARVLRYREKRKNRKFEKTIRYASRKAYAETRPRIKGRFAKRTEIDTDMDRLYNSPSSVSYLGDAQYGVVPTF; encoded by the exons aTGGGTATTGAAATGGAATCGTTAAAGAGCTTAACCGGCGGCTGGACAGTGGCAGCGAGACGGTGTGATTCGTGCAAAACGGCAGCAGCAGCCGTGTTCTGCAGAGCTGACTTggcttttctttgtttaaactGCGACGCCAAAATTCATGCCGCTAATAAGCTTGTTTCCAGGCACGAACGCGTGTGGATGTGTGAAGTATGCGAACAAGCACCTGCTGCTGTCACTTGTAAAGCTGATGCTGCTGCTCTTTGTGTCACCTGTGATGCTGATATTCACTCTGCTAATCCTCTCGCTCGCCGACACGAACGTGTTCCTGTCGAGCCTTTCTTCGACTCTGCCGGGTCTATTGTTAAGTCCTCCCCGTTTAATTTCTTAGTCCCGACTGATCATAATGGCGCTGGCTCTGCTGCGTTTAATCATCAACAGCATGAGGATGATGACGTAGAGGGTGTTTCTTGGCTTTTACCCAATCCATCATCAACTATGATTAATTCGAAACTTGGTGGTATAGAGAATCATGAAATGAAATCAGGtcatggtggtggtggtggcagCGGTGATTTGTTTTTCACTGAAATGGATCCGTTTCTCGATTTGGAGTTCCATCAGAATAACAATCACAGTAGTGCTGCTAATGATAGCGTTGTGCCAGTACAGATTACTAAGCCAGCAGCTGCATCATCAATTCCAGTCATGAACAATGATATTTGTTATGATATTGATTTCTGTAGAACAAAGCTTTCATCTTTTAACTACCCAACTCAGTCTCTCAGCCAAAGC GTTTCTTCTTCATCGCTTGATGTTGGGGTTGTTCCAGATGGGAGTTCTACATCGGATATATCATACCCTTTCGGCCGAAACATGAATACATGTACCGATCCAAGTGGCCCAATATCGGGTAATAGCACAAATCAAGCTGCTCAGATGTGCGGGATTAATCGTGAAGCTAGAGTACTCAGATACagagagaagagaaagaatagGAAATTCGAAAAGACTATACGCTATGCTTCCCGCAAAGCTTACGCCGAAACAAGGCCGAGAATCAAAGGCCGGTTCGCGAAACGAACCGAAATTGATACGGATATGGACCGCCTATACAACTCTCCTTCCTCAGTGTCTTACCTTGGAGATGCCCAATACGGCGTCGTTCCAACGTTTTGA